The Planococcus donghaensis genome contains a region encoding:
- a CDS encoding S-layer homology domain-containing protein encodes MYKWCFFLFLFLIFSTSTLNLATATTLVNVKDFGSYGNDKMDDTQFIQNAIDFQSSKGGGVVYFNKGEYLIDSTKSITLRDNITLEFEQGAILKAIPNSAERYEIVKIHNVKNVNITGQVSIVGDRSEHTSSLGEWGVGISIRGAQDINIENVSISDSWGDGIYIGNTSKKNYSENIKINNSNFDNNRRQGITVVSVKKLEIINATITNTNGISPQSGIDIEPNNSTQFLKDIKIINLKTDNNQGTGFKIYLNNFRHNENPISIFVDSIKNIKDGIAVRSLKNIKGEIKIANYQYLSGTEVSMAPTFEPVTNTSENVIGMAPAGSFVTISVGSNGLGKAQTNAEGKFSVPIPVQEANAEMRIRVSDAFGNFVANKYTNVLNVKYTDFKISHWAYEEVIYLASRQVITGYPNESFQPQKNTTRAEAAKMLAIALDLPIEDVPSGYKDVSDKHWGKNYIAAVSKAGLFTGNPDGTFAPNDVLKRAEMAKVISIAYELQSSDKNHFSDVKASHWSKGYISGLFENGITTGYPDKTFRPGEPTTRAEYSVFLARAKNKKFR; translated from the coding sequence ATGTATAAATGGTGTTTTTTTCTTTTTTTGTTTTTAATATTTTCAACTAGCACTTTAAATCTAGCTACAGCTACAACATTGGTAAATGTGAAGGATTTCGGTAGTTATGGTAATGATAAGATGGATGATACACAATTTATCCAGAATGCTATTGACTTTCAAAGTAGTAAAGGTGGCGGTGTAGTTTATTTCAATAAGGGAGAATATTTAATAGATTCAACTAAATCAATAACTTTAAGAGATAATATAACACTAGAATTTGAACAAGGTGCAATTTTAAAAGCTATACCTAATTCAGCTGAAAGGTATGAAATAGTTAAAATTCATAATGTGAAAAATGTTAATATAACTGGGCAAGTTAGTATAGTAGGCGACAGAAGTGAACATACTAGTAGTTTGGGAGAATGGGGGGTTGGGATAAGCATTAGAGGAGCACAAGATATTAACATTGAAAACGTAAGTATTTCTGATTCTTGGGGAGATGGAATATACATAGGTAATACATCAAAGAAAAATTACAGTGAGAATATTAAAATTAACAATTCTAATTTTGATAATAATAGAAGACAGGGTATTACTGTTGTATCAGTAAAAAAATTGGAGATAATAAATGCAACTATAACTAATACCAATGGGATTTCACCACAAAGTGGCATTGACATTGAGCCTAATAATTCAACACAATTTCTTAAAGATATTAAGATTATTAACTTGAAGACAGATAACAACCAAGGAACAGGTTTTAAAATTTATCTAAATAACTTTAGACATAATGAAAATCCTATTAGTATTTTTGTAGATTCTATAAAAAATATTAAAGATGGAATTGCAGTAAGATCTCTTAAAAATATAAAAGGAGAAATTAAAATAGCAAATTATCAATATTTATCAGGCACAGAAGTATCAATGGCACCTACCTTTGAACCGGTAACTAATACTTCGGAAAATGTTATCGGAATGGCTCCAGCAGGTAGTTTTGTTACTATTTCTGTTGGTAGTAATGGACTAGGGAAAGCTCAAACTAACGCTGAGGGGAAATTTAGTGTGCCTATTCCAGTTCAGGAAGCTAATGCAGAAATGAGAATTAGGGTATCGGATGCTTTTGGGAATTTCGTTGCTAATAAATATACTAATGTCTTAAATGTTAAATATACAGATTTTAAAATTTCTCATTGGGCATATGAAGAAGTAATATACTTAGCAAGTAGGCAGGTGATTACTGGTTATCCAAACGAAAGCTTCCAGCCCCAAAAGAATACGACGCGTGCAGAAGCAGCGAAAATGTTAGCAATCGCACTCGACTTGCCAATTGAAGACGTACCATCTGGTTATAAGGACGTTTCAGACAAGCACTGGGGCAAAAACTACATTGCAGCCGTTTCAAAAGCAGGGTTGTTCACTGGGAATCCAGACGGTACCTTTGCACCAAATGATGTGTTAAAACGTGCTGAAATGGCGAAAGTCATCAGTATTGCATACGAGTTGCAATCAAGCGACAAAAACCACTTCAGTGATGTAAAAGCCAGTCATTGGTCAAAAGGCTATATCTCAGGTTTATTTGAGAATGGTATTACTACTGGCTACCCAGATAAAACATTCCGTCCAGGAGAACCGACAACAAGAGCTGAGTATTC